The sequence GCAGGAGCGGCCCGAGGGCGGCGATGTCCTTGCGGACGGCGGCGGAGCCCGACGTGTAGGGCGCCAGGTCGGCCTCGTCGCGCGAGATCATGAACGCGCGGACGCCGGTCTCCTGGTTGACCATCTGCGTCAGGATGTCGTTGGTCAGGCTCGTGAGCGGGATGGCGTCGTCGACGTACTTGTCGTTCGCGCTGTCGTTCACCGCGGCCGTCGAGCGGATGCCGAGGGCGACGGCGACGACGAGCAGCAGGAGGACGCAGCCGATGCCGGCCGCGAGCTTGCGGCCGAGGCTGCTGCGGATGAAGGTGCTTGGGGTCATGTGTGGGCCTCGTGGGTCCGGGATGGGGGCGCCCGGATGGTCGGCAGGAACGCCGTTCGCTTGACCGAGATGGCGCGTCGGCATACACCGTCCTCGACGGACGTTCGGGCGGCGGTCCGGGACCGGTCCGCGTCCGTCCGCGCGGGCGGTCCGGACGTCGTCCGGTGGGCCTGCGGCCCGACCTACGCGGGCTCGACCGCGCGCAGCAGCACGCCCCGGCGGTCGACCACCAGGCCCAGGCCGGCGGCGGCGACGGCGGGCCGGCGGCGCAGCGCGGCGACGTCGTCGTCCGGCCCGGCGAGCAGCTCGCGGTCGCGGACCGCGACGGTGCCGACGAGCCGTTCGGCGCGCTCGGCCGGGTGCAGCGCGGCGACGTCGGCGGCGCGCAGCACGCCGACGGCCCGGCCCGCGTGGTCGACGACGGGGACGGCCGCACGGCCGTGGCCCAGGGCGCCGCGCGCCGCCTCCTCGACCATCTGCTCCGCCGACGCGGCCACCGTCGGCGTCGCGGGCGCGGACCCCGCGGCCTGCGGGGCCGGGCGCAGGGCGGAGCGGAGGGCCTCGCGCAGGCCCTCGGCGGTGCCGGCGACGTGCGGGCGGGCGGGCAGGGTGATCACGGGTGCTCCTGGGACGGGCGACGGACCTGGGCCGCGGCCCCCGGCCGGCGGCCCGCCTCCGACGGTAGGACGCCCGGGCCGGCGCGGCATCCGTGGAAGCCCGCGGGCCGCCGGCCCGGGGCGACGGGTCCGTAGAACGCCCGCCCCGCGGCGGCGGCGCGCTGCGGATGGCACGCGGCCCCGGCGGACGTAGCGTCGGGCCATGAGCACCACGAGGCGTCAGCCGTTCACCACGCTCCTCGCCCGGGACGTCATGCGCGCGCCCATCGTCGCGTGCGATCCGGCGACCGAGCTCTCCGACGTGGCCGACCGGATGCGCCGCCACCGCATCCACGCCGTGATCGTCGACGGGATCGCCCGCGGGACGGGCGGCGACCGGCTCGTGTGGGCCGTCGTCTCCGACCTGGACCTGGTCCGGGCGGCGGTCCGCGCCGACGGCCCGACCACGGCGGGCAGCGTGGCGGCGTCGCCGGTCGTCTGCGTCGACGTGGCCGACGACCTCGTGACCGTCGGCGCCGCGCTCGCCGAGAACGACTGCGCGCACGCCGTGGTCACCGAGGGCGACCGGCCCGTGGGCGTCGTCTCCACCCTCGACCTGGTCGCCGTCCTGGCCCCGGAGGGCGACGCGGGATAGGCCCGGGGGCGAGGGGCGGCGCTCCCCGGTCGCGCGGGCCGAGGAGCGCCGCCGTGCCCGCGCGACGGCGGTCCCCCGGGCGCGCGCCCGCCCGGGCCCAGGAGATAGCGTGTCCGACCACGGCGGACGGACATCCGCGCGCCGTCCAGGTTCGACCCCGAGCAAGCAGGCGACCGCCACCCATGAAGCTCATCTACACGTACACCGACGAGGCGCCGGCGCTGGCGACGCACTCGCTGCTGCCGATCATCGAGGCCTTCGCGGGCAAGGCGGGCGTCGACGTCGAGACGCGGGACATCTCGCTCGCCGGCCGCATCCTGGCGCAGTTCCCGGACCTGCTCACGGACGAGCAGCGCGTCCCCGACGCCCTCGCCGAGCTCGGCGAGCTGGCGAAGACGCCGGACGCGAACATCATCAAGCTGCCGAACATCTCGGCCTCGATCCCGCAGCTGAAGGCGGCGATCAAGGAGCTCCAGGACGCCGGCTACGCCGTCCCGGACTACCCCGAGGACCCGCAGACGGACGAGCAGCGCGCCGCCCGCGCCGCCTACGACGCGGTCAAGGGCTCGGCCGTCAACCCTGTCCTGCGCGAGGGCAACTCCGACCGCCGCGCCCCCGCGTCGGTCAAGCGCTTCGCGCAGCAGCACCCGCACTCGATGGGCGCGTGGTCGCCGGACTCGAAGTCGCACGTGTCGACGATGGGCGAGGGCGACTTCCGCCACTCCGAGACGTCCGTGACGCTCGCGCACGAGGACGAGCTGCGGATCGAGCACGTCGACGCCGACGGCGAGGTCACGGTGCTCAAGGCCGCCGTCCCCGTGCAGGCCGGCGAGATCTTCGACGGCGCGGTCATGCGCCGCGCCGCGCTCGACGCGTTCCTGCGCCAGCAGGTGACGGAGGCGAAGAGGCAGGGCGTCCTCTTCTCGCTGCACATGAAGGCGACGATGATGAAGGTCTCCGACCCGATCATCTTCGGCCACGCCGTCCGCGCGTTCTTCACCGACGTCTTCGCCGAGCACGGCGCCGACCTGAAGGCCGTCGGCGCCGACCCGAGCGACGGCCTCGCGTCCGTCCTGACCGCGATCGAGCGGCTGCCGGCCGACAAGCGCCAGGCGATCGAGGACGGCATCGCGCAGGCGTACGAGACCGGCCCGGCGATCGCCATGGTCGACTCCGACCGCGGCATCACGAACCTGCACGTGCCGAGCGACGTGATCATCGACGCGTCGATGCCGGCGGCCATCCGCACCTCGGGCCAGATGTGGAACGCCCAGGGCGAGCAGCAGGACGCGAAGTACGTCATCCCCGACTCGAGCTACGCGCCGCTGTACGCCGAGACGATCGACTTCTGCCGCGAGCACGGCGCCTTCGACCCGACGACCATGGGCACGACGCCGAACGTCGGCCTGATGGCGCAGAAGGCCGAGGAGTACGGCTCGCACGACAAGACGTTCGAGATCGCCTCGACGGGCCGCGTGCGCGTCGTGAACCGCGAGGGCGAGACGCTGCTCCAGCACGACGTCGAGGCCGGCGACATCTGGCGCGGCTGCCAGACGAAGGACGCCCCGGTCCGCGACTGGGTGCGCCTGGCGGTCGAGCGCGCCCGCGCGACCGGCGCCCCGGCGGTCTTCTGGCTCGACGAGACGCGCGCGCACGACGCCGAGGTCCTGAAGAAGGTCCACGCGTACCTGGGCGAGCACGACACCGATGCCCTGCAGATCGAGATCCTGCCCGTCGCGGAGGCCACGCGGTTCACGCTGCGCCGCGCCAAGGACGGCCAGGACACGATCTCCGTCACCGGCAACGTCCTGCGCGACTACCTGACCGACCTCTTCCCGATCCTGGAGCTGGGCACGAGCGCGAAGATGCTCTCTATCGTCCCGCTGATGAACGGCGGCGGCCTGTTCGAGACGGGCGCCGGCGGCTCGGCCCCCAAGCACGTCCAGCAGCTCGTGAAGGAGAACCACCTGCGGTGGG comes from Patulibacter sp. SYSU D01012 and encodes:
- a CDS encoding CBS domain-containing protein; protein product: MITLPARPHVAGTAEGLREALRSALRPAPQAAGSAPATPTVAASAEQMVEEAARGALGHGRAAVPVVDHAGRAVGVLRAADVAALHPAERAERLVGTVAVRDRELLAGPDDDVAALRRRPAVAAAGLGLVVDRRGVLLRAVEPA
- a CDS encoding CBS domain-containing protein, translated to MSTTRRQPFTTLLARDVMRAPIVACDPATELSDVADRMRRHRIHAVIVDGIARGTGGDRLVWAVVSDLDLVRAAVRADGPTTAGSVAASPVVCVDVADDLVTVGAALAENDCAHAVVTEGDRPVGVVSTLDLVAVLAPEGDAG
- a CDS encoding NADP-dependent isocitrate dehydrogenase — encoded protein: MKLIYTYTDEAPALATHSLLPIIEAFAGKAGVDVETRDISLAGRILAQFPDLLTDEQRVPDALAELGELAKTPDANIIKLPNISASIPQLKAAIKELQDAGYAVPDYPEDPQTDEQRAARAAYDAVKGSAVNPVLREGNSDRRAPASVKRFAQQHPHSMGAWSPDSKSHVSTMGEGDFRHSETSVTLAHEDELRIEHVDADGEVTVLKAAVPVQAGEIFDGAVMRRAALDAFLRQQVTEAKRQGVLFSLHMKATMMKVSDPIIFGHAVRAFFTDVFAEHGADLKAVGADPSDGLASVLTAIERLPADKRQAIEDGIAQAYETGPAIAMVDSDRGITNLHVPSDVIIDASMPAAIRTSGQMWNAQGEQQDAKYVIPDSSYAPLYAETIDFCREHGAFDPTTMGTTPNVGLMAQKAEEYGSHDKTFEIASTGRVRVVNREGETLLQHDVEAGDIWRGCQTKDAPVRDWVRLAVERARATGAPAVFWLDETRAHDAEVLKKVHAYLGEHDTDALQIEILPVAEATRFTLRRAKDGQDTISVTGNVLRDYLTDLFPILELGTSAKMLSIVPLMNGGGLFETGAGGSAPKHVQQLVKENHLRWDSLGEFLALAVSLEFLADKTDNARAAILGRTLDEATGKLLEAGKSPSRRVGELDNRGSHFYLALYWAQALAAQDDDAELRDAFAPLAERLAADEESIVGELTGVQGEPVDLGGYYYVDRSKADAAMRPSATLNAALAAI